One Actinomycetospora corticicola genomic window, CCACGACGGGTCCACCGTCGCCGACGGCGAGATCGACCGCGTCATCGTCGAGCGGATGGGCGCGTTCGGCTCCTGATCACCCCGATCCCGCGACGACGGCGACCGCGCAGCCGCGCAGGGCCGCGACCGCCGCGTCCGGGTCGAGCCCGCACAGGTCGAGCAGGGTGAAGAGCGACTCCGCGCTGATCACAACGGCGAGGCGCGTCGCCAGCTCCGTCCGCTGCGTTGACGCCGGCATCGTCGCGAGGGCGTGCTCGATCAGCGCGAACCGGTGGGCCGGCCGCCGCTCGCCCGTCCTCGCGACCGACGAAGAGACGACGGCCCGCACCGCCACCTCGTGGGCGAGGGTGCGCTCGCACAGCGCCGTCGCCACCCGGGCCACCCGCTCGCCGAGGTCGGTGACGCCCTCCAGGGGCACCATCTCCGCCGGTGCTGGCCACACGTCGTCCACCGTCTCGCGCAGGAGCGAGACGAGGTCGGGGTAGTAGCGGTACGCCGTCGCCTCGGAGACCCCGGCCCGCGCCGCCACCGCCGGCATCGTCACCTCCGCGTTCCCGACGACGAGCTCCCGCGCCGCGGCCGCGATCGCCTGCCGCGTGCGCTCCTTCTGCTGGGTCCGCACCGCCATCGTGAGAGCCTACTTGCACGAGCCGTTCGAACGGGACTACGGTCTCTTCGTGAAAGCTCACTCTCACGAGAGAAGGTCAGCATGACCGAGGTGTCGATCGTCGGCCCGCAGGCGGGGGAGGTCGCGCCGCTCGGCCCGGTCACGATGCGGATCCTCGAGGACGGGAGCACCACCGCCCACCGGCTCGGGATCAGCGAGATCACCATCGCGCCGCACACCGAGGGCCCGCAGCAGCACCGGCACGCCCAGCACGACGAGGGCTTCT contains:
- a CDS encoding TetR/AcrR family transcriptional regulator, yielding MAVRTQQKERTRQAIAAAARELVVGNAEVTMPAVAARAGVSEATAYRYYPDLVSLLRETVDDVWPAPAEMVPLEGVTDLGERVARVATALCERTLAHEVAVRAVVSSSVARTGERRPAHRFALIEHALATMPASTQRTELATRLAVVISAESLFTLLDLCGLDPDAAVAALRGCAVAVVAGSG